From a single Streptomyces rubradiris genomic region:
- a CDS encoding amino acid permease yields the protein MTPGSGLQAGLKNRHLSMIAIGGVIGAGLFVGSSSGIATAGPGILLSYALVGTLVVLVMRMLGEMSAANPTSGSFSAHADRALGRWAGFSIGWLYWFFWVVVLAVEATAGAKILEGWVPAVPQWGWALIVMIVLTATNLVSVGSYGEFEFWFAGIKVVAIGAFVVIGLLAVFGVLPGVDADQASFSNLTSHGGFLPHGPGAILTGVLLVVFSFMGSEIATLAAGESEDPQRAVTKSTNSIIWRIAVFYLGSILVVVSLLPWDAPSITKDGSYVAALNSLGIAHAGQIMNVIVLTSVLSCLNSGLYTASRMAFSLGERGDAPKAFARVNSRGVPMTAILASVVFGFVAVFFNYLSPDKIFLFLVNSSGAVALFVWLVICFSQLRMRKIIQREAPEKLVVRMWLYPYLTWATATLIVGVLVYMLFDTEHDGRRTVLLSLLVAAIVLVIAVVRQRLAAARPAPAAESPADKVSVG from the coding sequence ATGACCCCTGGTTCGGGCCTCCAAGCAGGACTCAAGAACCGCCACCTGTCGATGATCGCGATCGGTGGCGTCATCGGAGCCGGTCTCTTCGTCGGTTCCAGCTCGGGTATCGCCACCGCGGGACCCGGCATCCTCCTGTCGTACGCCCTCGTCGGCACGCTCGTCGTCCTCGTGATGCGGATGCTCGGCGAGATGTCCGCCGCCAATCCGACGTCCGGCTCCTTCTCCGCGCACGCCGACCGCGCGCTCGGCCGCTGGGCCGGGTTCTCCATCGGCTGGCTGTACTGGTTCTTCTGGGTCGTCGTGCTCGCGGTCGAGGCGACCGCCGGCGCGAAGATCCTCGAGGGCTGGGTCCCGGCCGTCCCGCAATGGGGCTGGGCACTGATCGTGATGATCGTGCTGACCGCGACCAACCTGGTCTCCGTCGGCTCCTACGGCGAGTTCGAGTTCTGGTTCGCTGGGATCAAGGTCGTGGCGATCGGCGCGTTCGTCGTCATCGGTCTGCTCGCCGTGTTCGGCGTGCTGCCGGGCGTGGACGCCGACCAGGCGTCCTTCTCCAACCTCACCTCGCACGGCGGCTTCCTGCCGCACGGCCCGGGCGCGATCCTCACCGGTGTGCTGCTGGTCGTGTTCTCCTTCATGGGCAGCGAGATCGCCACCCTGGCGGCCGGTGAGTCCGAGGACCCGCAGCGCGCGGTCACCAAGTCCACCAACAGCATCATCTGGCGGATCGCCGTCTTCTACCTGGGCTCGATCCTGGTCGTGGTCTCGCTGCTGCCGTGGGACGCCCCGTCCATCACCAAGGACGGCTCCTACGTCGCCGCGCTGAACTCGCTCGGCATCGCCCACGCCGGCCAGATCATGAACGTGATCGTGCTGACGTCGGTGCTGTCCTGTCTGAACTCCGGCCTGTACACGGCCTCCCGGATGGCCTTCTCGCTCGGCGAGCGCGGCGACGCGCCGAAGGCGTTCGCGCGGGTCAACAGCCGGGGCGTGCCGATGACCGCGATCCTCGCCTCGGTCGTGTTCGGCTTCGTCGCCGTCTTCTTCAACTACCTGTCCCCGGACAAGATCTTCCTCTTCCTGGTCAACTCCTCCGGAGCGGTGGCGCTGTTCGTGTGGCTGGTCATCTGCTTCTCGCAGCTGCGGATGCGGAAGATCATCCAGCGCGAGGCGCCGGAGAAGCTGGTCGTGAGGATGTGGCTGTACCCGTATCTGACCTGGGCGACGGCGACGCTGATCGTGGGCGTGCTGGTCTACATGCTCTTCGACACCGAGCACGACGGCCGCCGGACCGTGCTGCTGTCGCTGCTGGTCGCGGCGATCGTGCTGGTGATCGCGGTGGTCCGGCAGCGGCTGGCGGCGGCCCGCCCGGCGCCCGCGGCCGAGTCCCCGGCCGACAAGGTGTCCGTCGGCTGA
- a CDS encoding ribose-5-phosphate isomerase: MRVYLGSDHAGYELKNHLVEWLKEAGHEPVDCGPHIYDAQDDYPPFCLRAAERTAADADALGIVIGGSGNGEQIAANKVKGVRAALAWSEETAALGRQHNNANVVAVGARMHSTEEATKFVEVFLNTPFSGDERHVRRIEMLADYETTGTLPPIPAHHPQP; encoded by the coding sequence ATGCGCGTGTATCTCGGCTCCGACCATGCGGGCTACGAACTGAAGAACCACCTCGTCGAGTGGCTGAAGGAGGCGGGGCACGAGCCCGTCGACTGCGGGCCGCACATCTACGACGCCCAGGACGACTACCCGCCCTTCTGCCTGCGTGCCGCGGAGCGGACGGCCGCGGACGCCGACGCCCTCGGCATCGTGATCGGCGGCTCCGGCAACGGTGAGCAGATCGCCGCGAACAAGGTGAAGGGCGTGCGGGCGGCGCTGGCCTGGAGCGAGGAGACGGCGGCGCTCGGGCGGCAGCACAACAACGCCAACGTGGTGGCCGTGGGCGCGCGCATGCACAGCACCGAGGAGGCGACCAAGTTCGTCGAGGTCTTCCTGAACACGCCGTTCTCCGGTGACGAGCGGCATGTCCGGCGCATCGAGATGCTCGCGGACTACGAGACGACGGGCACCCTCCCCCCGATCCCGGCCCACCACCCCCAGCCGTAA
- a CDS encoding acyltransferase family protein gives MFDAASSPAGPNRNPLPLAQPPVNGVPAPRPPVDARERQAAPDRPGRQRDAFFDNAKYLAIVLVATGHAWEPLKDGSRFLESVYTVVYTFHMPAFIIVSGFFSRHFDMRPHRLKRLVTGVAVPYVLFETAYTLFRNLINGSHADISLLDPWYLTWFLVALFVWRLTTPLWRLVRHPFPLAVGIAMLASVSPDIGDDLDLRRVLQFLPYFVLGLCLRPEHFELVRRRGARIAAVPVSAAALAVGWWAVPRMNTGWFAHSESAQELGAPWWCGPVMTLALMGCSLLLTACFFAWVPRRTTWFTTLGAGTLYGYLLHGFLMKYGDYRGWFEHPWLHRPAGVVLVTVLAAAAVTVLCTRPVRRVFRFAVEPRMEWAFRQDAAEQARSRNRPGERERERRPERAGV, from the coding sequence ATGTTTGACGCCGCCTCGTCCCCCGCCGGCCCGAACCGCAACCCGCTCCCCCTGGCGCAGCCGCCGGTGAACGGAGTGCCCGCCCCGCGTCCCCCGGTGGACGCGCGGGAGCGGCAGGCGGCGCCGGACAGACCCGGACGGCAGCGCGACGCGTTCTTCGACAATGCCAAGTACCTGGCCATCGTGCTCGTCGCGACGGGCCACGCGTGGGAGCCGCTGAAAGACGGAAGCCGGTTCCTGGAGAGCGTGTACACCGTCGTGTACACCTTCCATATGCCGGCGTTCATCATCGTCTCCGGCTTCTTCTCCCGCCATTTCGACATGCGCCCGCACCGGCTGAAGCGGCTGGTCACCGGGGTCGCCGTGCCCTACGTCCTGTTCGAAACGGCGTACACGCTCTTCCGGAACCTGATCAACGGCTCGCACGCGGACATCAGCCTGCTCGACCCCTGGTATCTGACCTGGTTCCTGGTCGCGTTGTTCGTCTGGCGGCTGACCACTCCGCTGTGGCGGCTGGTGCGTCATCCGTTCCCGCTGGCCGTCGGCATCGCGATGCTGGCGTCCGTCAGCCCGGACATCGGCGACGACCTCGATCTCCGGCGCGTCCTGCAGTTCCTGCCGTACTTCGTGCTCGGCCTGTGCCTGCGGCCCGAGCACTTCGAGCTGGTGCGCCGCCGCGGGGCGCGGATCGCCGCGGTGCCGGTGTCCGCGGCGGCGCTGGCGGTCGGCTGGTGGGCGGTGCCGCGCATGAACACCGGGTGGTTCGCCCACAGCGAGTCGGCGCAGGAACTGGGCGCCCCCTGGTGGTGCGGCCCGGTGATGACGCTCGCGCTGATGGGCTGCTCACTGCTGCTGACGGCCTGCTTCTTCGCGTGGGTGCCGCGCCGGACGACGTGGTTCACCACGCTCGGCGCGGGCACCCTCTACGGCTACCTGCTGCACGGCTTCCTGATGAAGTACGGCGACTACCGCGGCTGGTTCGAGCACCCCTGGCTGCACCGGCCGGCCGGCGTGGTCCTGGTGACCGTGCTCGCCGCGGCCGCCGTCACGGTGCTGTGCACCCGGCCGGTGCGGCGGGTCTTCCGCTTCGCGGTGGAGCCGCGGATGGAATGGGCGTTCCGGCAGGACGCGGCCGAGCAGGCCCGCAGCCGCAACCGGCCAGGGGAACGGGAGCGGGAACGGCGGCCGGAGAGGGCCGGTGTCTAG
- a CDS encoding Fpg/Nei family DNA glycosylase, which yields MPEGHTIHRLAQDYAGRFLGTAPRVTSPQGKFSDAAALLDRTELTATEAHGKHLFLGFRDTDWVHIHLGLFGKVGFGDAPAPPPTDTVRLRLVNDTSYADLRGPTTCALITDAEKGQIHDRLGPDPLRADADPAAAYRRISRSRTTIAALLMDQKIVAGVGNVYRAEVLFRHGIDPYRTGRDITPAEWDAIWADLAGLMREGVRNNRIDTVRPEHTPEAMGRPPRVDDHGGEVYVYRRANLPCHICGDEIRTAGLAARNLFWCPTCQRA from the coding sequence GTGCCGGAAGGGCACACCATTCACCGGCTGGCCCAGGACTACGCCGGGCGCTTCCTGGGCACGGCACCCCGCGTCACCAGCCCCCAGGGCAAGTTCTCCGACGCCGCCGCCCTGCTGGACCGTACCGAGCTGACCGCCACCGAGGCCCACGGCAAGCACCTCTTCCTCGGGTTCCGGGACACCGACTGGGTCCACATCCACCTCGGCCTCTTCGGCAAGGTCGGCTTCGGCGACGCCCCCGCACCCCCGCCGACGGACACCGTCCGGCTCCGCCTGGTGAACGACACGTCGTACGCGGACCTGCGCGGCCCCACGACCTGCGCCCTGATCACGGACGCCGAGAAGGGGCAGATCCACGACCGGCTCGGCCCCGACCCGCTGCGCGCGGACGCCGACCCGGCCGCCGCGTACCGCAGGATCTCCCGCAGCCGCACGACGATCGCCGCCCTGCTCATGGACCAGAAGATCGTGGCCGGCGTCGGCAACGTCTACCGCGCCGAGGTGCTGTTCCGGCACGGCATCGACCCCTACCGCACCGGCCGCGACATCACCCCGGCCGAGTGGGACGCGATCTGGGCCGACCTGGCCGGGCTGATGCGCGAGGGCGTGCGGAACAACCGGATCGACACCGTCCGCCCCGAGCACACCCCGGAGGCGATGGGCCGCCCGCCCCGCGTGGACGACCACGGCGGCGAGGTGTACGTCTACCGCCGCGCCAACCTGCCCTGCCACATCTGCGGCGACGAGATCCGCACCGCCGGCCTCGCCGCCCGCAACCTCTTCTGGTGTCCCACCTGCCAGCGGGCGTGA
- the tig gene encoding trigger factor — protein sequence MKSAVETLNPTRVRLTVEVPFEELKDSLDAAYKKINQQVTVKGFRKGKIPARVIDQRFGRGAVLEEAVNDALPKFYTEAVNEAELNVLGQPEVDITELKDGETLNFTAEVDVRPALEIPDYSGIEVEVDAVEVTDEDVEKSVEQLRERFASTTPVERAAEEGDVVTIDLEAKVDGEVLEDGIANGVSYTIGSGELLDGIDDAVKGLEAGGEATFTSELKGGSAAGKEAEVTVKVTQVAKRELPELDDDFAQLASEFDTLEELKADSRKRLANMKQFDQATQAQERVLEKLLELVEVPVPEKLLEDEINTRKHNLEHHQLAQMGLTLDKYLEIQGKTAEEFETETREAAVKGIKTQFVLDELVKKEQLNVNQEELTEHLMRRAASSGMSPDQFAQAVVEGGQVPLLVGEVARGKALAVVVEAATVKDTNGEIVDLDDEEEETEAAEASETSEEKTEG from the coding sequence GTGAAGAGCGCCGTGGAGACCCTGAACCCGACCCGGGTTCGGCTCACTGTCGAGGTGCCCTTCGAGGAGCTCAAGGACAGCCTCGACGCGGCGTACAAGAAGATCAACCAGCAGGTCACGGTGAAGGGCTTCCGCAAGGGCAAGATCCCGGCCCGCGTGATCGACCAGCGGTTCGGCCGCGGTGCGGTGCTGGAGGAGGCCGTCAACGACGCGCTGCCGAAGTTCTACACCGAGGCGGTCAACGAGGCCGAGCTCAACGTGCTGGGCCAGCCCGAGGTCGACATCACGGAGCTGAAGGACGGCGAGACGCTGAACTTCACCGCCGAGGTCGACGTCCGCCCGGCCCTGGAGATCCCGGACTACTCCGGCATCGAGGTCGAGGTCGACGCCGTCGAGGTCACCGACGAGGACGTCGAGAAGTCGGTCGAGCAGCTCCGTGAGCGCTTCGCCTCCACCACCCCGGTCGAGCGCGCGGCCGAGGAGGGCGACGTCGTCACGATCGACCTGGAGGCCAAGGTCGACGGCGAGGTCCTGGAGGACGGCATCGCCAACGGCGTGTCCTACACCATCGGCTCCGGCGAGCTGCTGGACGGCATCGACGACGCCGTGAAGGGCCTGGAGGCCGGTGGCGAGGCCACCTTCACCTCCGAGCTGAAGGGCGGCTCCGCCGCCGGCAAGGAGGCCGAGGTCACCGTCAAGGTCACCCAGGTCGCCAAGCGGGAACTGCCCGAGCTGGACGACGACTTCGCGCAGCTCGCCTCCGAGTTCGACACCCTGGAGGAGCTGAAGGCGGACAGCCGCAAGCGCCTCGCCAACATGAAGCAGTTCGACCAGGCCACGCAGGCCCAGGAGCGCGTCCTGGAGAAGCTGCTGGAGCTGGTGGAGGTCCCCGTCCCCGAGAAGCTGCTCGAGGACGAGATCAACACCCGCAAGCACAACCTGGAGCACCACCAGCTCGCCCAGATGGGCCTCACCCTCGACAAGTACCTGGAGATCCAGGGCAAGACCGCCGAGGAGTTCGAGACCGAGACCCGCGAGGCCGCGGTCAAGGGCATCAAGACCCAGTTCGTCCTGGACGAGCTGGTCAAGAAGGAGCAGCTCAACGTCAACCAGGAGGAGCTCACCGAGCACCTCATGCGGCGCGCCGCCTCCTCCGGCATGTCCCCCGACCAGTTCGCCCAGGCCGTCGTCGAGGGCGGCCAGGTGCCGCTCCTGGTCGGCGAGGTCGCCCGTGGCAAGGCCCTGGCCGTCGTGGTCGAGGCCGCCACGGTGAAGGACACCAACGGCGAGATCGTCGACCTGGACGACGAGGAGGAGGAGACCGAGGCCGCCGAGGCGTCGGAGACCTCCGAGGAGAAGACCGAGGGCTGA
- a CDS encoding PP2C family protein-serine/threonine phosphatase, with protein MAAGRQRRAKADTFAARCKKRWHRARVGLRKSAVDYFRGDGSDWIAFAGLLLTVPLLAAMTLFDAVWWSPASLVLPIVAGGLLLRPASLLGLYAAAATALIVESVRLGPYTEGPSRVTPGVVLVVAACGFFGLLTAQFRSRVGVPWRRGGTMLFDLRERIRVQSKLPKLPKGWHHEMALRPAGGQSFSGDFVVAARTNGGRTLEVVLTDVSGKGMDAGSRALLLSGAFGGLLGSLPPHAFLPAANGYLLRQDWEEGFATSIHLVLDLDSGDYELYSAGHPPGLQLSAGSGRWEEKAAEGPLLGVYDGAQFDPVKGSLRPGDVLMLFTDGLVETAERDIVEGIDRLTGEADRYVPGGFHGAAWHLIEAVAKDVNDDRALLLICREASASR; from the coding sequence ATGGCAGCAGGACGACAGCGGCGCGCGAAGGCCGACACGTTCGCGGCCCGGTGCAAGAAGCGGTGGCACCGGGCCCGCGTCGGGCTGCGCAAAAGCGCCGTGGACTACTTCCGCGGCGACGGCTCCGACTGGATCGCCTTCGCCGGTCTGCTGCTGACCGTCCCGCTCCTCGCGGCCATGACCCTGTTCGACGCGGTGTGGTGGTCCCCGGCGAGCCTGGTGTTGCCGATCGTCGCCGGTGGTCTGCTGCTGCGCCCGGCGAGCCTGCTCGGGCTGTACGCGGCGGCGGCCACCGCGCTGATCGTGGAGTCGGTGCGGCTCGGCCCGTACACCGAGGGCCCCTCCCGGGTCACCCCCGGCGTGGTCCTGGTGGTCGCCGCGTGCGGCTTCTTCGGGCTGCTGACCGCGCAGTTCCGCAGCCGGGTCGGGGTGCCGTGGCGGCGCGGCGGCACCATGCTGTTCGACCTGCGCGAGCGGATCCGGGTGCAGAGCAAGCTGCCGAAGCTGCCCAAGGGCTGGCACCACGAGATGGCGCTGCGGCCGGCGGGCGGGCAGTCCTTCTCCGGTGACTTCGTCGTCGCCGCCCGTACGAACGGCGGCCGGACGCTGGAGGTCGTCCTCACCGACGTGTCCGGCAAGGGCATGGACGCGGGCTCGCGGGCCCTGCTGCTGTCCGGCGCCTTCGGCGGTCTGCTCGGCTCGCTGCCCCCGCACGCCTTCCTGCCGGCCGCCAACGGCTATCTGCTCCGCCAGGACTGGGAGGAGGGGTTCGCCACCTCCATCCACCTGGTGCTGGACCTGGACTCCGGGGACTACGAGCTGTACTCCGCGGGCCATCCGCCGGGGCTCCAGCTGAGCGCGGGCAGCGGACGCTGGGAGGAGAAGGCGGCCGAGGGCCCGCTGCTCGGTGTGTACGACGGCGCCCAGTTCGACCCCGTGAAGGGCTCGCTACGGCCCGGTGACGTGTTGATGCTGTTCACAGACGGTCTGGTGGAGACCGCCGAGCGGGACATCGTGGAGGGCATCGACCGGCTCACCGGGGAGGCCGACCGCTATGTGCCGGGCGGCTTCCACGGCGCCGCCTGGCACCTCATCGAAGCGGTCGCCAAGGACGTCAACGACGACCGGGCCCTGCTGCTGATCTGCCGCGAGGCGTCCGCGTCCCGCTGA
- a CDS encoding GNAT family N-acetyltransferase, which produces MGTDHRTELRPLREDEWDGWYDALYRAFGAAPVSGEEREVERAATEFDRSLAAWDGDALVGTAGAFSFRLTVPGGASVPTAGVTMVSVAATHRRRGVLTSMMRRQLDDFHARGEPVAMLTASEPAIYGRFGYGAATFRISAEIDTSRVTLALPEGTDEVRVRSAAPADVLDACEAVYAALVPRRPGMLARQPNWERVAIVDPERDRDGGPPLQCVVAERDGEITGYARFRTKGSWEAGGAPKGTVRLRDLAGLDPATEAALWRFLFGIDLMTTLSVSSRPVDDALRYLVSDIRRCDPRLQDDAYVRLVDVGAALSARTYQAPVDVVFEVEDAFCPWNAGRWRLTGDAKGASCERTTDAAELALSVRELGSAYLGGVSLLSLAAAGRVRELRAGALTEASVAFGSPLAPWLPHGF; this is translated from the coding sequence ATGGGGACTGACCACAGAACCGAGTTGAGGCCGCTGCGCGAGGACGAGTGGGACGGGTGGTACGACGCCTTGTACCGGGCCTTCGGCGCGGCACCCGTCTCCGGCGAGGAGCGCGAGGTGGAGCGGGCGGCCACGGAGTTCGACCGCTCCCTCGCCGCCTGGGACGGGGACGCGCTCGTCGGCACGGCCGGGGCGTTCAGCTTCCGGCTGACCGTGCCGGGCGGGGCCTCGGTCCCCACGGCGGGAGTGACGATGGTGAGCGTCGCCGCCACCCACCGGCGGCGCGGCGTGCTGACGTCGATGATGCGCCGGCAGCTGGACGACTTCCACGCGCGGGGCGAGCCGGTGGCGATGCTGACCGCGTCCGAGCCGGCCATCTACGGCCGCTTCGGATACGGCGCCGCCACGTTCCGGATCAGCGCCGAGATCGACACCAGCCGGGTGACCCTGGCACTGCCCGAGGGCACCGACGAGGTGCGAGTGCGGTCCGCGGCGCCGGCCGACGTCCTGGACGCCTGCGAGGCGGTGTACGCGGCCCTGGTCCCGCGCCGGCCCGGCATGCTGGCCCGGCAGCCGAACTGGGAGCGGGTCGCCATCGTCGACCCGGAGCGCGACCGGGACGGGGGGCCGCCGTTGCAGTGCGTGGTCGCCGAACGGGACGGCGAGATCACCGGGTACGCCCGCTTCCGCACCAAGGGCTCCTGGGAGGCGGGCGGTGCGCCCAAGGGCACGGTACGGCTGAGGGACCTGGCCGGGCTGGACCCGGCGACCGAGGCCGCGCTGTGGCGGTTCCTGTTCGGCATCGACCTGATGACGACGTTGTCGGTGTCGTCGCGGCCGGTGGACGACGCCCTGCGGTACCTGGTCTCCGACATCCGCCGCTGCGACCCGCGGCTGCAGGACGACGCCTACGTCCGGCTGGTGGACGTCGGCGCGGCGCTGTCGGCGCGCACGTACCAGGCGCCGGTGGACGTCGTGTTCGAGGTGGAGGACGCGTTCTGCCCCTGGAACGCTGGGCGCTGGCGGCTGACGGGTGACGCCAAGGGCGCGTCGTGCGAGCGTACGACCGACGCGGCGGAACTCGCCCTGTCCGTACGGGAGCTGGGCTCGGCGTACCTCGGCGGGGTGTCCCTGCTGTCGCTGGCGGCGGCCGGGCGGGTGCGGGAGCTGCGGGCGGGGGCGCTGACGGAGGCGTCGGTGGCGTTCGGTTCACCGCTCGCCCCGTGGCTGCCGCACGGCTTCTAG
- a CDS encoding HD domain-containing protein, producing the protein MSPLTLAEVETLARAAHDGRTDKAGRPYAEHLAAVAEGVRARGGDPDQIAAAWLHDAVEDAVLSEEWLARARLTARTKAIVRALTRGPGESPEAYAARILATPGAPLVKEADLAHNADPDRLAVLPEPVRTRLTGKYDRMRALLGPQP; encoded by the coding sequence ATGTCCCCTCTCACCCTCGCCGAGGTCGAGACCCTCGCCCGCGCCGCCCACGACGGCCGCACCGACAAGGCCGGACGGCCGTACGCCGAGCACCTGGCGGCCGTCGCCGAGGGCGTGCGCGCCCGGGGCGGCGACCCGGACCAGATCGCGGCGGCCTGGCTGCACGACGCCGTGGAGGACGCAGTGCTGAGCGAGGAGTGGCTGGCCCGGGCCCGCCTCACCGCGCGGACCAAGGCCATCGTGCGGGCCCTCACCAGAGGACCGGGGGAGTCCCCGGAGGCGTACGCCGCCCGGATCCTCGCCACCCCGGGTGCGCCGCTGGTGAAGGAGGCCGACCTCGCGCACAACGCCGACCCGGACCGCCTCGCCGTCCTCCCCGAGCCGGTCCGCACCCGGCTGACCGGGAAGTACGACAGGATGCGCGCGCTTCTCGGCCCGCAACCGTGA